The Prosthecobacter vanneervenii genome has a segment encoding these proteins:
- the rplR gene encoding 50S ribosomal protein L18 — protein sequence MMALTNRKEIRARIHKRIRRKLSGTAERPRLAVYFSNTNVYAQIIDDAAQKTIVSASTKEKGYGAGKANIEHATKVGALLAERAIAKNVTEVVFDRAGFIYHGKVKALADAAREKGLKF from the coding sequence ATCATGGCTCTTACCAATCGCAAAGAAATCCGCGCTCGCATTCACAAGCGCATCCGCCGCAAGCTCAGCGGCACCGCCGAGCGTCCCCGCCTCGCAGTTTACTTCTCCAACACGAACGTCTACGCCCAGATCATCGACGATGCTGCGCAGAAGACCATCGTTTCCGCCTCCACCAAGGAGAAGGGCTACGGAGCAGGCAAGGCGAACATCGAACACGCCACCAAGGTGGGCGCACTCCTCGCCGAGCGCGCCATCGCCAAGAACGTCACCGAGGTCGTTTTCGACCGCGCTGGCTTCATCTACCACGGCAAGGTCAAGGCTCTGGCTGACGCCGCCCGTGAAAAAGGTCTCAAATTCTAA
- the rplF gene encoding 50S ribosomal protein L6 yields MSRVGKQIINIPDKVTIKLGADRSVEVKGPKGELAWTLPAGVQVAADAKTINVTRESEDRKVRALHGTTQRLISNMLIGVSQGYTRNLEIHGVGFRAAVKGTNIDLQLGQSHDRLHPIPKGVKVTVTENTKIAIEGIDKQVVGQLAADIRAYYPPEPYKAKGVRYAGEHIRRKAGKSVK; encoded by the coding sequence ATGTCACGCGTAGGCAAACAAATCATCAACATTCCGGACAAGGTCACCATCAAGCTTGGCGCTGACCGCTCCGTCGAAGTCAAAGGCCCCAAGGGCGAACTCGCATGGACCCTTCCTGCTGGCGTTCAGGTCGCCGCAGATGCCAAGACCATCAACGTCACCCGCGAGTCTGAAGACCGCAAGGTGCGCGCCCTCCACGGCACCACCCAGCGCCTCATCAGCAACATGCTCATCGGCGTCAGCCAGGGCTACACCCGCAACCTCGAAATCCACGGCGTGGGTTTCCGTGCCGCGGTGAAGGGGACCAACATTGATCTCCAGCTCGGCCAGTCCCATGATCGTCTCCATCCCATCCCAAAGGGTGTGAAGGTGACCGTCACTGAAAACACCAAGATCGCCATCGAAGGCATCGACAAGCAGGTCGTCGGCCAGCTTGCCGCAGACATCCGCGCCTACTACCCGCCGGAGCCCTACAAGGCCAAAGGCGTGCGCTATGCAGGCGAACACATCCGCCGCAAAGCCGGCAAGTCCGTCAAATAA
- the rpsH gene encoding 30S ribosomal protein S8 translates to MNDPISDFLTRIRNACAAQQEQVFIPFSKMKAELARILQEEGYIWSYETDTSAAHPRLKLKLKYQDKASVIRSLDRVSKPGLRKYVGSTEIPRVLGGLGISILSTSRGIMTGAKARKAKVGGELLATVW, encoded by the coding sequence ATGAACGACCCGATTTCTGATTTTCTCACCCGCATCCGCAACGCCTGCGCAGCCCAGCAGGAGCAGGTGTTCATCCCTTTCTCCAAGATGAAGGCTGAACTCGCCCGCATCCTTCAGGAAGAAGGCTACATCTGGAGCTACGAGACCGACACCTCCGCAGCCCATCCGCGCCTTAAGCTCAAGCTTAAGTATCAGGACAAGGCTTCCGTGATTCGCAGCCTTGACCGCGTCAGCAAGCCCGGTCTGCGCAAGTACGTCGGCAGCACCGAGATTCCCCGCGTTCTCGGCGGCCTCGGCATCTCCATCCTTTCCACCTCGCGTGGCATCATGACTGGTGCCAAGGCCCGCAAGGCCAAAGTCGGCGGTGAGCTCCTCGCCACCGTCTGGTAA
- the rplE gene encoding 50S ribosomal protein L5, with translation MEHVLQTLYKQKRTELKSQLGLANIHQVPQLQKIVVNCSIGSQGERKQAIEDAVNEVTLITGQKPVITKSKKAIANFKLRQGENVGVKVTLRGGKMYDFMMRLVRTAIPRIRDFRGVAPRAFDGRGNYTLGVSEQSIFPEIELDKIKRPLGFDITFVTSTNNDDHAREMLRALGMPFRTRTAQKKEEGAEAAAA, from the coding sequence ATGGAACACGTACTCCAAACCCTCTATAAGCAGAAGCGCACTGAGCTGAAATCCCAGCTCGGTCTTGCCAATATCCATCAGGTCCCCCAGCTGCAGAAAATCGTCGTCAACTGCTCCATCGGCAGCCAGGGCGAGCGCAAGCAGGCGATCGAAGACGCCGTGAATGAAGTGACCCTCATCACCGGCCAGAAGCCCGTCATCACCAAGAGCAAGAAGGCCATCGCCAATTTCAAGCTCCGCCAGGGTGAAAATGTCGGCGTCAAGGTCACCCTTCGTGGTGGCAAGATGTATGACTTCATGATGCGTCTCGTGCGCACCGCCATCCCCCGCATCCGTGACTTCCGCGGTGTCGCCCCCCGTGCCTTTGACGGTCGTGGCAACTACACCCTTGGCGTCTCCGAGCAGTCGATCTTCCCTGAAATCGAACTCGACAAGATCAAGCGTCCGCTGGGCTTTGACATCACCTTCGTCACCAGCACCAACAATGACGATCACGCACGTGAAATGCTGCGCGCACTGGGCATGCCCTTCCGCACACGCACCGCGCAGAAGAAGGAAGAAGGCGCTGAAGCAGCCGCCGCATAA
- the rplX gene encoding 50S ribosomal protein L24, whose translation MSRIKTHVKKGDNVVVISGAAKGAQGVVLEVQPAKNRVLVEGVRMIKKAVKPTQQNQAGGFQDKEGPIHISNVKRVEAPAKEAKKKVAKKKAKA comes from the coding sequence ATGAGCCGTATCAAGACCCACGTAAAAAAAGGCGATAACGTCGTCGTCATCTCCGGCGCCGCCAAAGGTGCTCAGGGCGTCGTCCTCGAAGTGCAGCCTGCCAAGAACCGCGTCCTCGTCGAAGGCGTGCGTATGATCAAGAAGGCCGTCAAGCCCACCCAGCAGAATCAGGCTGGTGGTTTCCAGGACAAAGAAGGCCCCATCCACATTTCCAACGTGAAGCGCGTCGAAGCGCCCGCGAAAGAAGCAAAAAAGAAAGTTGCGAAGAAGAAGGCCAAGGCCTAA
- the rplN gene encoding 50S ribosomal protein L14, translating to MLQMESSIPVADNTGARLATMIGVLGKKNTRFAYVGDIITAHVRESTPTAAVKKGEVVRAVIVRTSHPIRRGDGSILRFDRNAMVIIDKDNNPRGTRIFGPVARELRDKNFMKIVSLAPEVL from the coding sequence ATGTTGCAAATGGAGTCCTCTATCCCGGTGGCTGACAACACCGGCGCCCGTCTGGCCACAATGATTGGCGTGCTCGGGAAGAAAAACACCCGCTTCGCCTATGTCGGCGACATCATCACCGCCCACGTTCGCGAGTCCACCCCGACCGCAGCCGTGAAGAAGGGCGAAGTCGTGCGCGCCGTTATCGTCCGCACCTCCCACCCCATCCGCCGTGGCGATGGATCCATCCTTCGTTTTGACCGCAATGCCATGGTCATCATCGACAAGGACAACAACCCGCGCGGCACCCGCATCTTTGGCCCTGTGGCCCGTGAGCTGCGCGACAAGAACTTCATGAAGATCGTTTCCCTCGCACCCGAAGTGCTGTAA
- the rpsQ gene encoding 30S ribosomal protein S17 → MSETNAAAPAATDKTPVRKTRVGVVVSDKMTKTIVVKVERRVPHPIFKKIVRKTSKFYAHDENGQAKIGDKVLIAETRPLSKLKRWELVEVQKH, encoded by the coding sequence ATGAGCGAGACCAACGCAGCAGCCCCTGCAGCCACCGACAAAACACCCGTGCGCAAAACGCGCGTCGGCGTCGTGGTGTCCGACAAAATGACGAAGACCATCGTCGTGAAAGTCGAACGCCGCGTTCCGCACCCGATCTTCAAGAAGATCGTGCGCAAGACCTCCAAGTTCTACGCCCACGACGAAAACGGCCAGGCCAAGATCGGGGACAAGGTCCTCATCGCCGAAACCCGCCCGCTTTCCAAGCTGAAGCGCTGGGAACTCGTGGAAGTGCAGAAGCACTAG
- the rpmC gene encoding 50S ribosomal protein L29, with translation MKIKELRESSVEELSARRRELKQEALNLRVQQSAGGGQLENPARLTHIRREIARIETIINERARAAAAKKAA, from the coding sequence ATGAAGATCAAAGAACTCCGTGAATCATCTGTGGAAGAGCTCTCCGCCCGTCGTCGTGAGCTCAAGCAGGAGGCCCTGAACCTCCGCGTGCAGCAGAGCGCCGGTGGTGGCCAGCTCGAAAACCCGGCCCGCCTCACCCACATCCGTCGCGAAATCGCCCGGATCGAAACCATCATCAACGAGCGCGCCCGTGCCGCGGCCGCCAAGAAGGCCGCCTGA
- the rplP gene encoding 50S ribosomal protein L16 → MALLPSRVKYRKSQRGNRGGNATSGNKLDFGDFGLQTLERGWVKNIHIEACRVAITRFLKRKGKVFCRIFPHKPVTQRPPEVRMGKGKGSPEFWVAVVLPGHMLFEISGVNEATAREACRLAATKLGIRCRFVSRESLHK, encoded by the coding sequence ATGGCCCTTCTTCCAAGCAGAGTAAAATATCGCAAATCGCAGCGCGGCAATCGCGGCGGCAACGCCACCAGCGGCAACAAGTTGGACTTTGGTGACTTCGGTCTCCAGACCCTTGAGCGCGGCTGGGTGAAAAACATCCACATCGAAGCCTGCCGTGTCGCCATCACCCGCTTCCTCAAGCGTAAAGGCAAGGTCTTCTGCCGCATCTTCCCGCACAAGCCTGTCACCCAGCGCCCGCCGGAAGTCCGAATGGGTAAAGGTAAGGGCTCCCCGGAATTCTGGGTCGCCGTGGTCCTCCCCGGCCACATGCTCTTCGAAATCTCCGGTGTGAACGAAGCCACCGCCCGCGAGGCCTGCCGTCTGGCAGCAACGAAGCTCGGCATCCGCTGCCGCTTCGTCAGCCGCGAAAGCCTGCATAAATAA
- the rpsC gene encoding 30S ribosomal protein S3, whose translation MGQKVNPIGFRLAVSKDWRSKWYAPEKEYADSLHSDLAIRAYLKEKLMQAAISKIVIERAWNQVRVTLHTARPGLVIGRKGQEIDVMSQKVSEMCGGKQVKIDIFEIKQPELDAQLVAEAVAVQLERRISFRRAMKRSVQTAMDMGADGIRLRCAGRLGGADIARAEWYRQGKVPLQTLRIPIDYGFAEARTVYGIIGVKCWMNRGNAPEGVSRPSGERRPRRDDRGDRRPGGPGPRGGDRGRGGQGGGAPAPAPAAQA comes from the coding sequence ATGGGACAGAAAGTAAATCCGATCGGCTTCCGCCTCGCAGTCAGCAAAGACTGGCGCTCCAAGTGGTACGCACCTGAAAAGGAATATGCAGACTCGCTTCACAGCGACCTCGCCATCCGTGCCTACCTCAAGGAAAAGCTCATGCAGGCCGCCATCTCCAAAATCGTGATCGAGCGTGCTTGGAACCAGGTCCGCGTCACGCTTCACACCGCCCGCCCCGGCCTCGTCATCGGCCGCAAGGGACAGGAAATCGACGTCATGAGCCAGAAGGTCTCCGAGATGTGCGGTGGCAAGCAGGTGAAGATCGACATCTTCGAAATCAAGCAGCCTGAGCTCGACGCCCAGCTCGTCGCAGAAGCCGTGGCCGTGCAGCTTGAGCGCCGTATCTCCTTCCGCCGCGCCATGAAGCGCTCCGTGCAGACCGCCATGGACATGGGTGCCGACGGCATCCGTCTCCGCTGCGCCGGCCGTCTCGGTGGTGCTGACATCGCCCGCGCCGAGTGGTACCGCCAGGGCAAGGTGCCTCTTCAGACCCTTCGTATCCCGATCGACTATGGCTTCGCCGAAGCTCGCACCGTTTACGGCATCATCGGCGTCAAGTGCTGGATGAACCGTGGCAACGCCCCTGAAGGCGTTTCCCGCCCCTCCGGCGAGCGCCGCCCGCGTCGTGACGACCGTGGTGACCGCCGTCCTGGTGGCCCCGGCCCCCGTGGTGGTGACCGTGGCCGTGGTGGCCAGGGTGGTGGTGCTCCCGCCCCCGCTCCTGCAGCCCAGGCATAA
- the rplV gene encoding 50S ribosomal protein L22 produces the protein MSVRSVLKYARISSQKARQVTRAITGMPVNQALSVLDFTPKKAAFLVGKTLRSAIANAENNHEQDASEFIVQSAVATPGPALSRIMPRARGSAAPIKKRMTHITVVIGAPKAEEAKAEGEKKAPKSARRSAPAKKKAAAKSKKASE, from the coding sequence ATGTCCGTCCGCTCCGTCCTCAAATACGCCAGGATCTCCTCGCAGAAAGCCCGCCAGGTTACTCGTGCCATCACCGGCATGCCCGTCAATCAGGCGCTGAGCGTTCTCGACTTCACCCCGAAAAAGGCCGCCTTCCTCGTCGGCAAGACTCTCCGCTCCGCCATCGCGAACGCTGAGAACAACCACGAACAGGATGCCTCCGAGTTCATCGTTCAGTCCGCAGTGGCCACCCCTGGACCCGCCCTGAGCCGCATCATGCCACGCGCCCGTGGCTCCGCCGCCCCCATCAAGAAGCGCATGACCCACATCACCGTGGTCATCGGTGCTCCCAAGGCTGAAGAAGCCAAGGCTGAAGGCGAGAAGAAGGCTCCTAAGTCCGCCCGCCGCAGCGCTCCCGCCAAAAAGAAGGCGGCCGCCAAATCCAAGAAAGCTTCCGAATAA
- the rpsS gene encoding 30S ribosomal protein S19, translating into MARSLKKGPFVQQALLDKVDKLNDAKQKRPIKTWARSSMVTPDLVGHTFLVHNGKDFVSVYVTENMVGHRLGEFALTRLFKSHGAVTVKAAK; encoded by the coding sequence ATGGCACGCTCTCTTAAAAAAGGTCCCTTCGTTCAGCAGGCCCTCCTCGACAAGGTGGACAAGCTCAACGACGCCAAGCAGAAACGCCCCATCAAGACCTGGGCCCGTTCCTCCATGGTCACTCCTGACCTCGTCGGACACACCTTCCTTGTTCACAACGGCAAGGACTTTGTCTCCGTCTATGTCACTGAAAACATGGTCGGTCACCGTCTTGGCGAGTTTGCCCTGACCCGTCTGTTCAAGTCTCACGGTGCTGTCACCGTCAAGGCCGCCAAGTAA
- the rplB gene encoding 50S ribosomal protein L2 produces the protein MALKTFKPTTPTNRYKEWNSFEEITKHSPEKSLTVALRKSGGRNNTGRITCRHIGGGHDKRYRLIDFKRARRDEAAKVVGIEYDPNRSARIALIEYKDGQRAYILAPNALTVGASVMAGEKAAPDLGNALPLSKIPLGTSIHNIELTPGKGGVVARAAGQAAVLSNREGDFALVRMPSGEIRKILAVCYATIGQVGNVEHMNVVSAKAGRTRWQGTRPTVRGMCMNPIDHPNGGGEGRSKSGGGRQHLLSPWGHAKGEKTRNKKKATNKLIIQSRHAKK, from the coding sequence ATGGCGCTGAAAACTTTCAAGCCTACCACGCCCACAAATCGCTACAAAGAGTGGAACTCCTTCGAGGAGATCACCAAGCACTCTCCTGAAAAGAGCCTCACTGTGGCCCTTCGTAAGAGCGGTGGTCGTAACAACACTGGTCGCATCACCTGCCGTCACATCGGTGGTGGTCACGACAAGCGTTACCGCCTCATCGACTTCAAGCGCGCCCGCCGTGATGAAGCCGCCAAGGTTGTCGGTATCGAATACGATCCGAACCGCTCCGCCCGCATCGCCCTTATCGAGTACAAGGATGGCCAGCGCGCTTACATCCTCGCCCCCAACGCCCTCACTGTCGGTGCTTCCGTCATGGCCGGCGAAAAGGCTGCTCCTGATCTTGGCAATGCCCTTCCTCTGAGCAAGATCCCCCTCGGTACCTCGATCCACAACATCGAGCTCACCCCCGGCAAAGGCGGCGTCGTCGCCCGTGCTGCTGGCCAGGCTGCTGTCCTTTCCAACCGCGAAGGCGACTTCGCCCTGGTGCGCATGCCCTCCGGTGAAATCCGCAAGATCCTCGCCGTGTGCTACGCCACGATCGGCCAGGTCGGCAATGTGGAACACATGAACGTCGTCAGCGCCAAGGCCGGCCGCACACGCTGGCAGGGCACCCGCCCGACCGTCCGCGGTATGTGTATGAACCCGATCGACCACCCGAACGGTGGTGGTGAAGGCCGCTCCAAATCCGGTGGTGGTCGCCAGCACCTGCTCAGCCCCTGGGGCCACGCGAAAGGTGAGAAGACCCGCAACAAGAAGAAGGCCACGAACAAGCTCATCATCCAGAGCCGTCACGCCAAGAAGTAA
- the rplW gene encoding 50S ribosomal protein L23, whose product MKDLHKVIKTIRLSEKATLLGEKNNEYVFSVDVDATKIDIKQAIEKLFGKKVTGVRTANYDGKARRERRADYGRTNHWKKAIVRLKDGEKFDLA is encoded by the coding sequence ATGAAAGACCTTCATAAAGTCATCAAAACCATCCGTCTCAGCGAAAAAGCCACGCTGCTGGGCGAGAAAAACAACGAGTACGTGTTCTCCGTCGATGTCGATGCCACTAAGATCGACATCAAGCAGGCCATCGAAAAGCTCTTTGGCAAAAAAGTCACCGGTGTCCGCACTGCGAACTATGACGGCAAGGCCCGTCGTGAGCGCCGCGCAGATTACGGACGCACCAACCACTGGAAGAAAGCCATCGTCCGTCTCAAGGATGGTGAGAAGTTCGACCTCGCGTAA
- the rplD gene encoding 50S ribosomal protein L4 produces the protein MSATILSADAAKAANIQLTEGYKGSQALNDVLVAYRANRRQGNAHTKNRSEVSGSGKKLWNQKGTGNARMGSKRSPIWSGGGVVFGPRNTTVWAKKTTKNTRKLALRAALTARILDGEVITTGSFAVADGKTKSFIAAVNGLTTAKNVLLIGKGFDELTFRAGRNVQNVQLISADEVNAEHLLRYRSVVVTGDALETLAKRTA, from the coding sequence ATGTCCGCGACCATCCTTTCAGCTGACGCCGCCAAGGCGGCCAACATCCAACTGACCGAGGGCTACAAAGGCTCCCAGGCTCTCAACGACGTCCTTGTCGCCTACCGCGCCAACCGCCGTCAGGGCAATGCCCACACCAAGAATCGCTCCGAAGTTTCCGGCTCCGGCAAGAAGCTCTGGAACCAGAAGGGCACCGGTAACGCCCGTATGGGTTCCAAGCGCTCCCCTATCTGGAGCGGCGGCGGTGTCGTCTTTGGTCCTCGTAACACCACTGTGTGGGCCAAGAAGACCACCAAGAACACCCGCAAGCTTGCTCTTCGTGCCGCCCTCACCGCCCGCATTCTGGACGGCGAAGTGATCACCACCGGCAGCTTTGCTGTCGCCGATGGCAAGACCAAGAGCTTCATCGCTGCTGTCAACGGCCTGACTACCGCCAAGAACGTGCTTCTTATCGGTAAAGGCTTTGATGAACTTACCTTCCGCGCCGGCCGCAACGTGCAGAACGTGCAGCTCATCTCCGCCGACGAAGTCAACGCCGAGCACCTCCTCCGCTACCGCAGCGTCGTGGTGACCGGAGACGCCCTTGAAACCCTTGCCAAGAGGACCGCCTGA
- the rplC gene encoding 50S ribosomal protein L3, with amino-acid sequence MSLGLIGKKLGMTKVYDAKGDAVSVTVVDVSGNTILQVKRSDGKDKYSAVQVGYGEQTKESRVSKPLLGHFKKHGSSAKRIVKEFRIASDDQLPAADAKLDASIFSNGQIVDVIGNTKGKGFQGVVKRWNFSGQPATHGHMMHRRTGSIGCRLTPGLVWKNQKMPGHDGTTRCTTQNLVVVQSRPEEGILLIKGALPGNTGSIVVVRPGKKAVAKK; translated from the coding sequence ATGAGTCTCGGATTGATCGGCAAAAAACTCGGCATGACCAAGGTCTATGACGCCAAAGGAGATGCAGTCTCCGTCACGGTGGTCGATGTCAGCGGCAACACCATCCTTCAGGTGAAGCGCAGCGACGGCAAGGACAAGTACAGCGCTGTCCAGGTCGGCTACGGTGAGCAGACCAAGGAATCCCGCGTCAGCAAGCCCCTGCTGGGCCACTTCAAGAAGCACGGCAGCAGCGCCAAGCGCATCGTCAAGGAATTCCGCATCGCCAGCGACGACCAGCTTCCCGCTGCAGACGCCAAGCTTGACGCCAGCATCTTCAGCAACGGCCAGATCGTTGACGTCATCGGCAACACCAAGGGTAAAGGTTTCCAGGGCGTTGTGAAGCGCTGGAACTTCAGTGGCCAGCCCGCCACCCACGGTCACATGATGCACCGTCGAACCGGTTCCATCGGCTGCCGTCTCACCCCCGGCCTTGTGTGGAAGAACCAGAAGATGCCCGGCCACGATGGCACCACCCGCTGCACCACGCAGAACCTGGTCGTCGTCCAGAGCCGCCCTGAAGAAGGCATCCTTCTCATCAAAGGCGCCCTCCCCGGCAACACTGGCAGCATCGTTGTGGTGCGCCCCGGCAAGAAGGCCGTCGCCAAGAAATAA
- the rpsJ gene encoding 30S ribosomal protein S10: MNNQRIRIRLRAYDYRVLDKSTADIVETAKRTGARVAGPIPLPTRIEKYTVNRSPHVDKKSMDQFEIRTHKRLLDIVDPTSRTVDELKKLNLPSGVDITIKI; the protein is encoded by the coding sequence ATGAATAATCAACGCATCAGAATCCGCCTCCGCGCCTATGACTATCGCGTGCTCGACAAGAGCACCGCCGACATCGTCGAAACCGCGAAGCGCACCGGCGCGCGTGTCGCAGGCCCCATCCCGCTGCCCACCCGCATCGAGAAGTACACCGTGAACCGTTCTCCGCACGTGGACAAGAAGTCCATGGACCAGTTCGAAATCCGCACGCACAAGCGCCTGCTTGACATCGTGGACCCCACCTCCCGCACCGTGGACGAGCTCAAGAAGCTCAACCTGCCCTCCGGTGTGGACATCACCATCAAGATCTAA